TCAAGCAAAATTTAAGGTAATCTCTAGTATGGGGATTTCCTATACCCTGACAATTCCATGAAAAAAATTTCATGTCTAAAGAAAACCAAGAATGCAGATAAAAGCCAAGGCATAAAAAGCAAAACCCAAAAACAAAAGCAGTAAATAAAGAaaggtaaaaaaaataaaaagtttgaGAGACATATGAAATAACCTGTTGCCAAGCATCAGTGTGATTTTGCGCAAGATACGCTTGATCAGCAGAAATGTCCCAAACACTATCATCTTGAACAGCATGATCCGAATGATGCGAAAAGGCCATATCAGAATTTTCCAAGTCATCTTGCCCTGAGTTATGCAAATCATGAGCCGAAACAGTTGGCTCATTAACAATAACCAGAGTAGAGACCTTTCTAGATCTTTTCTTGACACCACTAGTACTTGCAAATTCACTTTCTAAAGTAGATGAAGGTCTGAAACTAGAGGGAGGTTTAGAAACAGCTGGAGTAGCATTCGAAGATGAAGCCATGTCAGGATCAGTAGCGGAGAAAAGAGAAATTCTCATACCATCATAAGGTCTCTGCTAGTGTTGCTCAAAAGGTTGTCTTAATCGCGATCTCCTCTGAGAACCATGTTGAAGAAAAAGTTGAGCTTCTTCTTGAAGATTTCGGTAAGCAGGATAGATGGGTTTAGCAAAACCAAAACCTTGAACAAGCTCCTCCATTTCAATTCTTCTTTGTGTCATATCAGCACAGGGGTTAGCTTCATGATTAGGCACCTTACAGTTAGGACATAAACGATAAGGTTGTTTTTCGTAGAAAAAACCAACCCATCTTGTAACTCCAGCAGCATTAGCAGCATAAATACCAGTTATTAAAGAGGTAGCTACATCAATCAACACTAAAGCACGATATTTAGAAGAGGTAGGTTCTTTAACACCATCAGGCTCAATAACTCTGACTTCTCCAACAATAGCACCAAACTGCCTAAGAACATATGGATAAGTAAATTCAGGAAGCGGGTAGCCAAAAAGGAGAGACAGAAAAATCTCAGTCATTAAAATCCATAGTAAGATTCCAGTCTTTTAGAACAATCAAGTAACCATCAAAGTTCCAAGCCCCACCAAACAAAATTGCATTCTTATCATCAGCCGAAGTAAATTTGATAGAGAAAATATTAGGATCCAGAGTTCTTACTTGCACATACCGTTGTTTGTTTCTTCTAAGGTGAGGCCAAATAAATTTAGTCGCTCTTTCCGCATCCTGCCATGTCATAATACCCGGTGCATAAAGTTTTCCTGCTAAACTGAATCTCCAGTCTCTAATACCAGTGAAAATAGTATCAGTAGAATGAGAAACAACCCTTCTAGTAATAGGTTCTTCATCAATTGAAGTTTCTTCTATTTGTTGAGTAATATTTCTAATATGATTTCTAGCCATGAAAGTAATCAAAGAAGATTGAGGATTAAGAAGGGTATGATTAAAGGATCCTAGATGAGTTCTATTTATATAGATAGTGAAAGGAAGAGGTGTCGAAAAAACTCTACAGAAAAGGTATAAGGTGTTGATAAACCAGATAAGATAGAATAAAATGGCTAGAAAACAGAGAAGAGAATCGATACAAAAGTTACCCATTTTGAATACCATATAGCTATGATGATAACCCCGATGAAGATAACTGCAGGATTGTAGTTGATAAGTAAGAATAAATTGAAACTGATGCACCACTGCTATAACCTGTAGCCAACTGTAAATAAGCCAACTCTGAAGCGGCCAACTTGATAAACACCAATTGATGTGATGGGACATTACTGCAACACTGATACTGGACATACAGAGATTAAAGATATAGATATGCCATAGGAAAAACAGATAATTAGAAAAACCcgtaagaaaaaaattgaaaacagaaaattgaattagGGCAAACAAAAACAGTAAATATGCACCAATTAAATACGCAGAAAAAAAATTCAGACAAGAGGAAGAGAAATAAAGAGATGACAAACAGTTGTTGAAGAAATTAAAGCGAAAGAAAATGACGGATCAAAGAAAAATTTCAGTTGACTTAAGTTTACTTTCGCTTGACTTTTCTCGCTTATCTCTCGTCTCTTCAGCACGAAGAGTACCAAGTACCATCTGGTTATATTACCTTTCAAAATATGCTAACCACCGAGTCCATCGGATGGTAATTTCCATATGATATGTCCACATACTAGATTTTACGTAGACTTATCACTTTAGCTGTAGAATCATCATCAGTACAATATATTTTCTTCTCAGGGTTGGGGTTCCGTTCTTTATCAGAACATATGCATAAGTTCATCCCTTGAGGCTGGATATACGGGTACATCCACACATACCGATCGCATTATCTGATACGGTACATCACTCTACATCATAGTAAAGACTCAAGTTAGTGGGAAAGATCTATACATATATCTGATAAAGATAAAGCGActtcttttctttaaaaaaacTCCCAACCTTAAATGTATAAAATTTCTGCCACAAAAGAAAATAGTAAAGTGCGTGAAGAGCAAGAGAAAGAGATTAAAGAAAAAAAGGCCAAAAGGCAAACAAGACGAGTAAGGCCCCAACTCAACATGGGTAGCTTATTGGTTCATTAAACTTCACATGCAAAAGCATTACAACCTGACTAAGTAAAATACTCGCTCCCACTtgcaaatcgaaaccctaaatgaTAGTAAAACTCAGGTATAAAGCTACGATAGACTAATGTACTTCGAACCTAATAAAAAACTGACATCTGTATCTATCAGGTTAGGACCATTTGATTTGTCAAGAGAATATAGCAAAAGTTATATGGGTCCATATCTAAATACTAGTTATATATGTGTGTCAAACCTTGATTGGTTTTGCATGTAATCGTGTGTGAGGTTGCTATCGTCCAAATTGGTGCAACATATATTAAGACAGCAAGCCATTCCCAAGTCTGAAGGAAGCACACTAAATCACTAGTGAGGTGTAAAGTGAAGAGCACTAGAACTTATTCCGTTGGTAGCAGATCAACGAATGAGAAacagagagagagggagaggagAGGGAGATTCATGCTTATATGAAGCCAGAATTTTGTAGACAGAAGAACTTACAAGTTGTGAGAAGTTTAGGGAgagagagcagaagaagagagtACTGCAACCAAAGAATTGCAAACAGCCTCGAAGCTAGTCTAAACTAGTGGGAGGTTGTCTGCAAAAGGCAGGCTAGTTTTTTCATCATCAAAGAAAAGATTTCAACCAAGAAATTATTAGGAAACAAAATTAATTAACTCAAGTTTTTTTAATCGATATTTTGAAATGGCAAGAGGAAAGGTTCAGCTGAAGAGGATCGAAAACCCGGTTCACAGACAGGTGACGTTTTGCAAACGACGTTCTGGACTGCTTAAGAAAGCCAAGGAGTTGTCTGTACTCTGTGATGCTGATGTTGGTATCATCATTTTCTCAAGCCATGGAAAGCTTTACGAGCTTGCTACCAAAGGGTACGATCTGTCTCAGTCTCTTTAATTATGTATAAATCCTTTCTCTAGAATATCTGAACTTACTTGCACTCATAATAATGAGGAATATAGTTTAAGATAGTGATTTCTACGTACTACTGCTAATTATAGCGATACTTCTTTTCTCCGGTACAGAACCATGGAAGAAGTGATCGATAGGTATGCTGAAACATCACGAGGGGCACAAATTGCAGAAGGTGTACAAAAACAAAGTCTGGTACGTATTTATTCACCACGATCATACATATactatattattttaatattcagaTGTTAAGATGTAGACAGTGTTCGAAGTTCAAACCTAGGTAAAGATTTTATCCCTATGTTAACAATTTTGCCATCACTACCGACAAGTATGAGCATATGTATTTGAAAGTTATTGTTTCACTATAAGTAGTTATTAATTCACAAATAAATAGTATTGCTAATACCACCTAGTACTGCACCCTTAAGTTTTTTTGACACGAAGGGATGGTTAAGAAAATCTAGCTGCAAATTTCTTGTTAGTCCACTTAAGTAAATAAGACATAGTTTTTTTCTTATGAGAACAGTTAAGTAAATAAGAAATTTGGAGGATCTTAAATGATGAAGAAATTCCTTACCAGGAAATCATGCTCCTCCGACTGACCTCTCGAGTAGTCCTAGCTTGTTCCACTAGTGATCATGCTTCAGTGGATCTATATATAATATAGGGGTAGACCACCAAATGATGCTTGCCACAACATAAAAGAAGAATCGATCTAAATATTTGAAGTTCTTTTAATTGATGAATTGTTTGTAGTCGTAGTCGTTATCTTTATTAATCCTTTTCGTATCTTGATTAGTTACTCCCTCTAATCAAAACAGTCAAATTCCATGAACCCAACTTTTAAATTAAATGCTTTAGCCAAAAATATACACGCACATTTCCTTTATTAGAGCTGAAAAGTCCATGAAGATTAGCTTAGAGCTAACTAAATTCTTTGTACATCAGGAATCCGAGGAAGACATCGCTACGATGAAGCAAGAAATTCAACTTCTCCAAAAAGGGCTCAGGTAAATAAAGAATTCAGAATTCAGTTTTTTTAACCTGTAGATGTCTTTTTAATAGACCGATAAATTCGTTATGTGCTTACATCCACAAACATGAAGTTGAGACTACACTGTTCGTGAAGTAAATTGAATAGGTGATTTCATGTTTGCTTTAAGTAAAGAGGCATCACCGGAAGGTCCAAATTTTTACCATGATTATTGTATTAGTAACCTTTTGCcagtttttggtttttattttttcgGAACGAAACTAATATTTTACTTAAAGATGTACCAACCCTAGACCCCTACTAATTAGTGAGATGACAAAAACAACCAAATAAGTATAGTTTATTTCCATCAGAAAAAGAGTAACATCTTCTCTTAACGGTGTGATTTCAGGTATATGTTTGGGGGAGGAGCTGGGATTATGGGTTTGGAAGAATTAGATGCATTAGAAAAACATCTTGAACTTTGGATACGTAATATCCGCTCAACCAAGGTATATATTGATTGTCTTCAGCAGTTCCAACCAAGTCTTCATTGCATTTGACATTTTAATGCAAGTAGTAGATATCTATCTGATTCTAATTGTGGCAATATATCATGGACTAACAAATTTGCTGGAATTTCTTATACCTAGATGCAGATTATGTTCCAAGAGATTCAGATGTTGAAGAATAAGGTTAGACCATTATTTCTTACTTTACAAAAATAACCAAATATGAGTAGACATTTTGTGTGTTTTCTCATTTGCCTACACCTTTGGTTCATTTTTTGAAGGAGGGAATTCTGAAGGCAGCAAatgagattcttcaagagaagGTATAACaagaaattaaataaaattgatttAGTGGATATCCAATTTCTTGAGTTTCATACTTGACATATCTAAA
The nucleotide sequence above comes from Papaver somniferum cultivar HN1 chromosome 8, ASM357369v1, whole genome shotgun sequence. Encoded proteins:
- the LOC113304427 gene encoding agamous-like MADS-box protein AGL12 isoform X1; the protein is MARGKVQLKRIENPVHRQVTFCKRRSGLLKKAKELSVLCDADVGIIIFSSHGKLYELATKGTMEEVIDRYAETSRGAQIAEGVQKQSLESEEDIATMKQEIQLLQKGLRYMFGGGAGIMGLEELDALEKHLELWIRNIRSTKMQIMFQEIQMLKNKEGILKAANEILQEKIEEQNVIFDMSPIMTGFPYQLTIPSDTFNTF
- the LOC113304427 gene encoding agamous-like MADS-box protein AGL12 isoform X2 — protein: MARGKVQLKRIENPVHRQVTFCKRRSGLLKKAKELSVLCDADVGIIIFSSHGKLYELATKGTMEEVIDRYAETSRGAQIAEGVQKQSLESEEDIATMKQEIQLLQKGLRYMFGGGAGIMGLEELDALEKHLELWIRNIRSTKIMFQEIQMLKNKEGILKAANEILQEKIEEQNVIFDMSPIMTGFPYQLTIPSDTFNTF